In the Cydia splendana chromosome 2, ilCydSple1.2, whole genome shotgun sequence genome, one interval contains:
- the LOC134802138 gene encoding trichohyalin-like, with protein MDPRRAKAPLDGPGPRGVPDCYYTSRVLDSTFRYVKFVRKLRAEEEEQRKGKENKLKEFKDQQYSDFFVSCDRKSLLNNVARRVELCMESYETDLAKKRQSLRDLYAREEEENIRKFVEQVQAGREAIWQAKKERLAYLIAKRKKEHEEKYNDTPLSKCVHVMPCLVKLRAMEAQDIQLYQIREKAAKREAEKELDKMWYDVAMKESDALAARMEYDAIQRARRDMECHQFSMYQIEQNKIKQAQEKERLKQETLYFKELCDKANKDEEEAERRRAEARHKTGEDRALAIEERKLTLEKQAHEHKFIQDAWDSMGEQGLAQVKAEEELRRRKERELDECNRKMIELRDDMRASESANEGYVRDVAAQYQKVVDEKRCQYLSWSQKTNRDVRKAMIDQIHDRKEAREELKKKLLEQDEYHRQVFNQLSQLAAHKDLTDAQQRKKHQENLLKQIEYNKLLKERALQEERDQLKKCQRATEEYNEEISRMLCRPFFSDMQHPFLRQMAGGLKMREKCPCSKPDYCAVPEKKPI; from the exons atggaTCCACGGCGGGCAAAAGCCCCACTGGATGGGCCTGGGCCCCGCGGCGTGCCTGACTGTTATTAC ACCTCTCGGGTACTAGACTCGACGTTCCGATACGTGAAGTTCGTGCGAAAGCTGAGGGCTGAGGAGGAGGAGCAACGGAAGGGCAAGGAGAACAAGCTCAAGGAGTTCAAAGACCAGCAGTATAGCGATTTCTTCGTCAGCTGCGATCGCAA atctCTGCTGAACAATGTGGCTCGCCGAGTTGAGTTATGCATGGAGTCCTACGAGACCGATCTAGCAAAGAAAAGACAAAG CTTAAGAGACCTGTACGCCCGCGAAGAAGAAGAAAACATCCGCAAGTTCGTGGAGCAAGTGCAAGCGGGAAGAGAAGCAATTTGGCAGGCGAAGAAGGAGCGCTTGGCGTATCTCATCGCGAAGCGGAAGAAGGAACACGAGGAGAAGTACAATGATACGCCTCT ATCTAAATGTGTCCACGTGATGCCTTGCCTCGTAAAACTTCGAGCGATGGAAGCTCAGGACATCCAGTTGTACCAGATAAGGGAAAAGGCGGCGAAACGCGAGGCCGAGAAAGAACTTGACAAGATGTGGTACGACGTCGCTATGAAGGAGTCCGACGCTTTG GCAGCTCGCATGGAATACGACGCCATACAGCGCGCGCGCCGTGACATGGAATGCCACCAGTTCTCCATGTACCAGATAGAACAGAACAAAATCAAACAGGCACAGGAGAAGGAAAGGCTCAAGCAGGAGACCCTGTACTTCAAGGAGCTTTGTGACAAAGCTAATAAGGATGAGGAGGAAG CGGAACGCCGTCGCGCAGAAGCGCGTCATAAGACCGGCGAAGATCGAGCACTAGCGATCGAAGAACGAAAACTGACGCTGGAGAAACAAGCTCATGAACACAAGTTCATACAGGACGCCTGGGACTCCATGGGCGAACAGGGGCTGGCGCAAGTCAAGGCTGAAGAGGAACTTAGGAGACGCAAGGAG CGTGAATTAGACGAATGTAATCGCAAGATGATCGAGCTCCGTGACGACATGCGCGCCTCCGAGTCAGCCAATGAGGGTTACGTACGCGACGTGGCGGCGCAGTACCAGAAGGTGGTCGACGAGAAACGCTGCCAGTACCTCAGCTGGTCGCAGAAGACGAACAGA GATGTGCGCAAAGCCATGATAGACCAGATCCACGACCGCAAGGAAGCACGAGAAGAGCTGAAGAAGAAACTCCTCGAACAAGACGAGTACCACCGCCAGGTGTTCAACCAGCTGTCTCAGCTCGCGGCACACAAGGACCTCACTGACGCCCAGCAGAGGAAGAAGCATCAAGAAAATCTGTTGAAGCAGATTGAATACAATAAACTTCTCAAG GAGCGGGCGTTGCAAGAGGAGCGGGATCAGCTAAAGAAATGTCAGCGCGCGACCGAGGAGTACAACGAGGAGATCAGCCGCATGCTGTGCCG GCCGTTCTTCAGCGATATGCAGCACCCGTTCCTGAGACAGATGGCGGGCGGCCTGAAGATGAGAGAGAAGTGCCCCTGCTCCAAACCGGACTATTGCGCTGTTCCGGAAAAAAAACCCATTTAA